One window of Chryseobacterium indologenes genomic DNA carries:
- a CDS encoding RNA polymerase sigma factor has product MSSPEKEFLEKIEKHKGVVFKISKMYMDNKDDQNDLYQEIIYQAWKSYGDFQKRSDFSTWLYRTALNTAIVFLRSEKKRSFIQNQNIDGLGARQEPYNDTDDVNMKLMYEAIHQLSPIDKALIFFFLEGFSGKEIAVQLGITEVNTRVKLKRAKEKLKEIITKQGAGSH; this is encoded by the coding sequence ATGTCTTCACCGGAAAAAGAATTTTTAGAGAAAATTGAAAAGCACAAAGGTGTTGTTTTCAAGATCTCTAAAATGTACATGGATAATAAGGACGATCAGAATGACCTCTATCAGGAGATCATCTACCAGGCCTGGAAATCATACGGCGATTTTCAAAAGAGAAGTGATTTCTCTACATGGCTTTACAGAACTGCACTAAACACTGCAATTGTTTTCCTGCGAAGTGAAAAAAAACGTAGTTTTATACAGAACCAGAATATAGATGGGCTGGGGGCCCGGCAGGAACCTTATAATGATACGGATGATGTGAATATGAAGCTGATGTATGAAGCAATTCATCAGCTGAGTCCTATTGACAAAGCGCTTATATTTTTCTTTTTGGAGGGTTTCTCAGGAAAAGAAATTGCCGTTCAGCTGGGAATTACTGAAGTGAATACAAGAGTAAAGCTGAAAAGGGCAAAAGAAAAGCTGAAAGAGATCATTACCAAACAGGGAGCAGGTTCTCATTAA
- a CDS encoding NADP-dependent glyceraldehyde-3-phosphate dehydrogenase, translating into MSSENTASFHHIFKSENEIPEEYKVPVIHQRTYLLNGELVEWDGDVTEIYSPVCIPTENGLERKLLGSIPNIGPKEAMDVLEACVKAYDNGLGEWPTMSVEGRIKCMQKFVYLMIQQRDLIIKLLMWEIGKTLADSTKEFDRTVDYINQTIDALKDLDRESSRFQQAEGTIAQIRRAPLGVVLSMGPFNYPLNEIFTTLIPALIMGNTILFKLPKHGVLAHYPLLNAFKEAFPKGTVNTLYGKGSEIITPIMESGKVNVLAFIGSSKVANGLKKLHPKVNRLRAILSLDAKNAAIVTKNANLDVAVSECILGALSFNGQRCTALKLIFVQKEIALEFTEKLSAAVSALKPGLPWEKDVKVTPLPEVNKPPYLKECIDDALQKGAAVLNKDGGYTDESFVFPAVVYPVNSEMKLYHEEQFGPVIPVVPFEDIEEPIEYQVNASHGMQVSIFSEDPQEVAKLIDPFVNLVSRVNINCQAQRGPDVFPFTGRKDSAEGTLSVFDALRSFSIRSLVAAKLTDSNKELLNTIVREHDSNFLSTDYIF; encoded by the coding sequence ATGAGTTCAGAAAACACTGCATCATTCCATCACATTTTTAAGAGTGAAAATGAAATTCCGGAAGAATATAAAGTTCCGGTCATCCACCAGAGAACTTATCTCCTGAACGGCGAACTGGTAGAGTGGGACGGAGATGTTACCGAAATCTATTCCCCGGTGTGCATTCCTACAGAAAACGGGTTAGAAAGAAAACTGTTGGGAAGTATCCCGAATATTGGCCCGAAGGAAGCTATGGATGTCCTTGAAGCTTGTGTAAAAGCCTATGACAATGGTCTTGGTGAATGGCCTACCATGTCTGTGGAAGGACGTATCAAATGCATGCAGAAATTCGTCTACCTGATGATCCAGCAAAGAGATCTGATCATTAAATTACTGATGTGGGAAATTGGAAAAACGCTTGCAGACTCCACCAAAGAATTTGACCGTACCGTAGATTATATCAACCAGACCATTGATGCTCTGAAAGATCTGGACAGAGAATCTTCCCGTTTTCAACAGGCAGAAGGAACCATTGCGCAGATCAGAAGAGCTCCGCTGGGAGTGGTTTTAAGTATGGGACCATTCAACTATCCTCTGAATGAGATTTTTACCACCCTGATTCCCGCTTTGATTATGGGAAATACTATCCTGTTTAAACTTCCGAAACATGGGGTACTGGCTCATTATCCTTTATTAAACGCTTTTAAAGAAGCATTCCCGAAAGGAACTGTGAATACATTATACGGAAAAGGATCAGAAATCATCACTCCAATCATGGAAAGCGGAAAAGTGAATGTTCTGGCCTTCATCGGTTCCAGTAAAGTAGCTAACGGCTTGAAAAAGCTGCATCCGAAAGTAAATCGTTTAAGAGCTATTCTGAGCCTTGATGCTAAGAATGCAGCCATCGTGACTAAAAATGCGAATCTTGATGTAGCGGTGAGCGAATGTATTTTAGGTGCACTTTCTTTCAACGGACAAAGATGTACAGCACTGAAGCTTATATTTGTTCAGAAAGAGATTGCTTTAGAATTTACAGAAAAACTAAGTGCAGCGGTTTCTGCCCTGAAACCAGGATTACCGTGGGAAAAAGACGTAAAAGTAACTCCGCTTCCGGAAGTGAATAAACCTCCTTATTTGAAAGAATGCATTGATGATGCCTTACAGAAAGGAGCAGCTGTTTTGAATAAAGATGGAGGCTATACGGATGAGTCTTTTGTTTTTCCGGCAGTAGTTTATCCGGTAAACAGTGAGATGAAACTGTATCATGAAGAACAGTTTGGCCCGGTGATTCCTGTTGTTCCGTTTGAAGACATAGAAGAGCCTATAGAGTATCAGGTGAACGCTTCGCACGGGATGCAGGTGAGTATTTTCAGTGAAGATCCTCAGGAAGTTGCAAAGCTTATTGACCCGTTTGTAAATCTTGTAAGCCGTGTCAATATCAACTGCCAGGCGCAAAGAGGTCCGGATGTATTTCCGTTTACCGGAAGAAAAGACAGTGCGGAAGGTACGCTTTCTGTTTTTGATGCACTCCGTTCATTCTCAATAAGATCTCTAGTAGCGGCAAAACTTACAGATTCCAATAAAGAATTACTCAATACCATTGTCAGAGAACATGATTCCAATTTTTTAAGTACAGATTATATTTTCTGA
- the tpx gene encoding thiol peroxidase, with product MFSKLVFSTLLFFSAMGFAQKSKATNTVLMGGKEVHTYAKLPALNKPAPKFTLTDVNMNDQTLESYRGKNVILNIFPSVDTGVCSASVHHFNEEAGNLPNTVVLCISKDLPFAQKRFCGAEGIKNVVMLSDFRSDFGWNYGVELVDSAMKGLLSRAVVVIDPSGKIIYEEQVADISHEPNYEAAIAAVK from the coding sequence ATGTTTTCAAAATTAGTTTTCAGTACACTATTATTCTTTTCCGCAATGGGCTTTGCACAAAAATCTAAAGCAACCAATACGGTTCTGATGGGAGGAAAAGAAGTACATACCTATGCAAAATTACCGGCGCTGAATAAGCCAGCCCCAAAATTTACCCTTACAGATGTGAATATGAATGATCAGACGCTGGAATCTTACAGAGGGAAGAATGTGATCTTAAATATCTTTCCTAGTGTAGATACAGGTGTATGCTCAGCTTCTGTACACCATTTCAATGAAGAGGCAGGAAACCTTCCCAATACGGTGGTACTTTGCATTTCCAAAGATCTTCCGTTTGCACAGAAAAGATTCTGCGGTGCTGAGGGAATCAAAAATGTAGTAATGCTTTCAGATTTCCGTTCAGATTTTGGATGGAACTATGGGGTGGAACTGGTAGATTCTGCAATGAAAGGCCTTCTGAGCAGAGCTGTAGTGGTAATAGATCCATCAGGAAAGATTATCTACGAAGAGCAGGTTGCGGATATTTCTCACGAACCGAATTATGAAGCAGCGATTGCAGCGGTGAAATAA
- a CDS encoding MBL fold metallo-hydrolase, whose translation MEIQKLNWAGIQLTSHNKTILIDAVEDYTYYKPVLGNAVENLIEFSDHVKADYILFTHMHLDHFDKGVIRKCLKEDGKLLVYKGLEAVVRKIVIDAEIIILDLDETFTENNITFKPVFAMDGLGEIQSSWIVDDGETKIFHGGDTIWHNQFWKLGKENPNIDYAFLPVNGVVVNFEIIGLEYSPVPASLSLKEAFAAAHLLHAKKLVPIHYGLFAHEKFYIPQVFDDNDMKRISEEVGQEYMVLKDGAVLLKS comes from the coding sequence ATGGAAATACAAAAGCTAAACTGGGCAGGCATTCAGCTCACTTCACACAACAAAACCATCTTAATAGACGCTGTAGAAGATTACACTTATTATAAACCCGTTTTGGGAAATGCTGTAGAGAATCTTATAGAATTTTCAGACCATGTAAAGGCTGATTATATCCTGTTTACCCATATGCACCTTGACCATTTTGATAAAGGAGTCATCAGAAAATGTCTAAAGGAAGACGGAAAACTGTTAGTATATAAAGGGCTTGAAGCCGTGGTAAGAAAAATTGTAATTGACGCAGAGATCATTATTCTTGACCTGGATGAAACCTTTACAGAAAACAACATCACCTTCAAACCCGTATTTGCTATGGATGGATTGGGAGAAATACAGTCTTCCTGGATTGTGGATGACGGAGAAACAAAGATATTTCACGGTGGAGATACCATCTGGCACAACCAGTTCTGGAAGCTCGGAAAAGAAAATCCCAATATAGATTACGCATTTTTACCCGTAAACGGAGTAGTTGTTAATTTTGAAATCATCGGATTGGAATACAGCCCTGTTCCTGCTTCTCTCAGTCTGAAAGAAGCCTTTGCCGCAGCCCATCTTTTACATGCTAAAAAACTGGTGCCCATCCACTACGGATTGTTTGCTCATGAAAAATTTTACATCCCTCAGGTGTTTGATGATAATGATATGAAGCGTATTTCAGAGGAAGTAGGACAGGAGTATATGGTTTTGAAGGATGGAGCAGTGTTGTTAAAATCTTAA
- a CDS encoding Crp/Fnr family transcriptional regulator: MATINKKLFSHLNVEDCDPVWEKFAEVEFSKKTLFTNNKAYLLEDGLVRKYYISSTTDIDTEICAEFYFPGDIFTVDEKESDAVYESINDGLAWEITLDEVKDMFVLNPHCRFVQNYYLSRKLNAAMKREMLLLKNTPQDLYEYLLKNKPHYIQNIPLKYLASYIGITPISLSRIRKRIH; encoded by the coding sequence TTGGCAACAATCAACAAAAAACTGTTTTCACACCTGAACGTAGAGGATTGTGATCCTGTATGGGAGAAATTTGCTGAGGTTGAATTTTCAAAAAAAACTCTGTTTACGAACAATAAAGCCTATCTTTTAGAAGATGGGCTTGTTCGTAAATATTATATCAGCAGCACAACTGATATTGATACTGAAATCTGTGCAGAATTTTACTTTCCCGGAGATATTTTTACCGTTGACGAAAAAGAATCCGATGCTGTTTATGAATCTATTAACGACGGGCTGGCATGGGAAATCACCCTTGATGAGGTGAAAGATATGTTTGTTTTAAATCCACACTGCCGTTTCGTTCAGAATTATTATCTCAGCAGAAAGCTTAATGCTGCTATGAAAAGGGAAATGCTGCTGTTGAAAAATACACCTCAGGATTTGTATGAATACCTTCTGAAGAACAAACCTCATTACATCCAGAATATTCCTTTAAAATATCTTGCCTCTTACATTGGCATTACGCCTATCTCTTTAAGCAGAATCAGAAAGCGTATTCATTAG
- a CDS encoding urocanate hydratase, translated as MTFQEQIQQGIPDQLPQPKPYETNINHAPKRKEILGEEEKKLALKNALRYFDPQFHAELIPEFKQELEDYGRIYMYRFRPDYEMKARPITDYPGQSEQAKAIMLMIQNNLDYAVAQHPHELITYGGNGAVFSNWAQYLLTMKYLSEMNNEQTLVMYSGHPMGLFPSHKDAPRVVVTNGMMIPNYSKPDDWEKFNALGVTQYGQMTAGSYMYIGPQGIVHGTTITALNAFRKIKKEPKGGLFVTSGLGGMSGAQPKAGNIAGCVTVCAEVNPKITKIRHDQKWVNEIYENLDELVKRVREAQANKETVSLAYLGNVVDVWEKFDQEDLRIDIGSDQTSLHNPWAGGYYPVGQTFEESNTMMAENPELFKEKVQETLRRHAAAINKHTAKGTYFFDYGNAFLLEASRAGADVMAENPTLGREFKYPSYVQDIMGPMCFDYGFGPFRWVCSSGNPEDLQKTDDIACAVLEEMVKNSPEEIQQQMKDNIQWIKGAQENKLVVGSQARILYADAEGRMKIAEAFNKAIKNGEIGPVVLGRDHHDVSGTDSPYRETSNIYDGSRFTADMAIHNVIGDSFRGATWVSIHNGGGVGWGEVINGGFGMLLDGSDDADRRLKSMLFWDVNNGISRRSWARNEGAVFAIKRAMEAEPNLKVTLPNLVDENLL; from the coding sequence ATGACATTTCAAGAACAGATACAGCAGGGGATTCCTGATCAGCTGCCACAACCAAAACCATACGAGACCAATATCAATCATGCTCCGAAGCGTAAAGAAATTTTAGGAGAAGAAGAGAAAAAACTGGCATTGAAGAATGCATTACGTTATTTTGATCCTCAGTTTCACGCAGAACTGATTCCTGAATTTAAGCAGGAACTGGAAGATTACGGAAGGATTTATATGTACCGTTTCCGTCCGGATTACGAAATGAAAGCGAGACCTATTACAGATTATCCGGGACAGTCTGAGCAGGCGAAAGCTATTATGCTGATGATTCAGAATAATCTGGATTATGCAGTAGCACAGCATCCTCATGAATTGATTACTTATGGTGGAAACGGAGCCGTATTCTCCAACTGGGCACAGTATCTGCTGACAATGAAATATTTGTCGGAAATGAACAATGAACAGACATTGGTGATGTATTCAGGACATCCGATGGGATTGTTCCCGTCTCATAAAGATGCACCAAGAGTTGTTGTTACAAACGGAATGATGATTCCGAACTATTCAAAGCCGGATGATTGGGAAAAGTTCAATGCATTAGGTGTTACCCAATACGGACAGATGACGGCGGGAAGTTATATGTATATTGGCCCGCAGGGAATTGTTCACGGAACAACTATTACAGCATTAAATGCTTTCAGAAAAATAAAAAAAGAACCGAAAGGAGGACTTTTCGTGACTTCAGGATTAGGAGGAATGAGCGGAGCTCAGCCAAAAGCCGGTAATATTGCAGGCTGCGTTACTGTATGTGCAGAAGTAAATCCGAAGATTACAAAGATCCGTCACGATCAGAAGTGGGTAAATGAGATCTATGAAAACCTTGACGAACTGGTAAAAAGAGTAAGAGAAGCGCAGGCTAATAAAGAAACTGTTTCTTTAGCTTACCTTGGAAATGTTGTTGATGTCTGGGAGAAGTTCGATCAGGAAGACTTAAGGATTGATATCGGTTCAGATCAGACTTCGCTTCACAATCCCTGGGCTGGAGGTTACTATCCGGTAGGACAGACGTTTGAAGAATCTAATACAATGATGGCTGAAAATCCTGAGTTATTTAAAGAAAAAGTTCAGGAAACATTGAGAAGACATGCTGCAGCTATCAACAAACATACAGCAAAAGGAACCTATTTCTTTGATTATGGAAATGCCTTTTTATTGGAAGCTTCCAGAGCCGGAGCTGATGTGATGGCAGAAAATCCGACATTAGGAAGAGAATTCAAATATCCGAGTTATGTACAGGATATTATGGGACCTATGTGTTTTGATTACGGTTTCGGGCCATTCCGTTGGGTATGTTCCAGCGGAAATCCGGAAGATCTTCAGAAAACCGATGATATTGCGTGTGCTGTATTAGAAGAAATGGTGAAAAACTCTCCTGAAGAGATTCAGCAGCAGATGAAAGACAATATCCAATGGATCAAAGGAGCACAGGAAAATAAACTGGTGGTAGGTTCTCAGGCGAGAATCCTATATGCAGATGCAGAAGGAAGAATGAAAATTGCAGAAGCCTTCAATAAAGCCATTAAAAACGGAGAAATCGGGCCTGTGGTATTAGGAAGAGACCATCATGATGTTTCAGGAACAGATTCTCCTTACAGAGAGACTTCCAATATCTATGACGGATCAAGATTTACCGCAGATATGGCCATTCACAATGTGATTGGTGACAGTTTCCGTGGGGCTACCTGGGTTTCCATTCACAATGGTGGTGGAGTAGGCTGGGGCGAAGTGATCAACGGTGGTTTCGGAATGCTGTTGGACGGAAGCGATGATGCCGACAGAAGATTGAAGTCTATGCTTTTCTGGGACGTAAACAACGGAATCTCAAGAAGAAGCTGGGCAAGAAACGAAGGCGCTGTTTTCGCTATTAAAAGAGCGATGGAAGCAGAACCTAATCTGAAAGTAACTCTTCCGAACCTTGTAGACGAAAATTTACTGTAA
- a CDS encoding endonuclease domain-containing protein gives MKEILTTITGILIYRNFVENLPYNPHLKVLLKEKRKARIMGEVIFWKKVRAKNFHKIDFDRQRIIGNYIVDFYVKNLGLIIEIDGSSHDEKEVYDGIRQEYLESLGLLVFRISDFDVRNNLNVVMRELEDFIVLHYGTTPSSKIL, from the coding sequence ATGAAAGAAATTCTCACCACTATCACCGGAATTCTGATCTATAGGAATTTCGTTGAAAATCTGCCCTACAATCCCCATTTAAAAGTATTATTAAAAGAAAAACGCAAAGCCCGTATTATGGGTGAAGTAATATTCTGGAAGAAAGTTCGGGCAAAAAATTTTCATAAGATTGATTTTGACAGACAAAGGATTATTGGAAACTATATTGTTGATTTTTATGTAAAAAATTTGGGATTAATTATAGAAATAGATGGTTCAAGTCATGATGAGAAAGAAGTTTATGATGGAATAAGACAGGAGTATCTGGAATCTTTAGGACTGTTAGTTTTCAGAATAAGTGATTTTGATGTGAGGAATAATCTGAATGTGGTGATGAGGGAGTTGGAGGATTTTATTGTATTGCATTATGGAACCACCCCGTCTTCAAAAATTCTTTGA
- a CDS encoding 2-hydroxyacid dehydrogenase, whose protein sequence is MKVFINKRIPETGMKMLKEAGLEITIPEKENLSYEEWLNYCKDTDAILSIGAEFKYDKNFFEACPNVKAIALYSVGFDHVDIKEATQRNIPVGNTPDVLSRATSDVAFLLMQSVARRASYNFRKVKDGSWGAFDPLHALGQELYGKTLGIFGLGRIGYEMAEKSRKAFGMNIIYHNRHHNEEAEQELGATYVSFEELIKNSDVLSVHANFTPDQKELFNESIFEQMKPDAIFINTARGGFHNQKDLYHALVDQKIWGAGLDVTNPEPMSPDDPILELSSVCILPHIGSATIEARNGMARLAAGNIIAFSKNEKMPNCANPDVYSAHSS, encoded by the coding sequence ATGAAAGTCTTTATCAATAAAAGAATTCCCGAAACAGGAATGAAAATGCTGAAAGAAGCAGGACTGGAAATTACCATTCCGGAAAAAGAAAACCTTTCTTATGAAGAATGGCTGAATTACTGTAAAGATACCGATGCAATTTTAAGTATCGGGGCAGAATTTAAATATGACAAAAACTTCTTTGAAGCCTGCCCGAATGTGAAAGCCATTGCTTTGTATTCTGTAGGATTCGATCATGTAGATATCAAAGAAGCTACCCAAAGAAATATTCCGGTGGGTAATACTCCTGATGTTTTGAGCAGAGCGACTTCAGATGTTGCTTTTTTACTCATGCAGTCCGTGGCAAGAAGGGCGAGCTACAATTTCCGGAAAGTAAAAGACGGAAGCTGGGGTGCATTTGATCCTTTGCATGCTTTAGGGCAGGAGCTTTATGGGAAAACCTTGGGGATTTTCGGACTCGGGCGCATTGGTTATGAAATGGCTGAAAAATCAAGGAAGGCTTTTGGAATGAATATCATTTATCACAACCGTCATCATAACGAAGAAGCTGAACAGGAATTGGGAGCAACATATGTTTCTTTTGAAGAGCTGATCAAAAACTCAGATGTATTGAGTGTTCATGCCAATTTCACCCCTGATCAAAAAGAATTGTTCAATGAATCCATCTTTGAACAGATGAAACCTGATGCTATTTTCATCAATACTGCCAGAGGTGGATTTCACAATCAAAAAGATTTGTATCATGCATTGGTTGATCAGAAAATATGGGGAGCCGGTCTGGATGTTACCAACCCGGAACCTATGTCTCCAGACGATCCTATTCTAGAACTTTCAAGTGTTTGTATCCTGCCACATATTGGTTCTGCTACTATTGAAGCCAGGAACGGGATGGCAAGACTGGCAGCAGGAAATATCATCGCTTTTTCAAAAAATGAAAAAATGCCGAATTGTGCAAATCCTGATGTTTATTCTGCTCACTCATCATAA
- a CDS encoding protein-L-isoaspartate(D-aspartate) O-methyltransferase, with amino-acid sequence MQDSFVHKGKRKILVDYLRHRIGISDENVLSAMSEVPRHLFIESIFEDFAYEDRAFPILAHQTISHPSTVAEQSELLQVKPGEKVLEIGTGCGYQTAVLIAMKAHVYTVERQKDLFDFSKKKLRELHLFPKFQSFGDGFAGLPTFAPFDKIIVTCGASTLPTELLKQLNIGGIMVIPLGPTDEQVLFRFTKIGPTEFEKEEFGAYKFVPMLGNTNQ; translated from the coding sequence ATGCAGGATTCGTTTGTACATAAAGGAAAAAGAAAGATTTTAGTAGATTACCTTCGGCACAGAATTGGAATTTCAGACGAAAATGTACTTTCGGCAATGAGTGAAGTTCCAAGACATCTTTTTATCGAAAGTATTTTTGAAGATTTTGCCTATGAAGACAGGGCATTCCCCATCTTAGCGCATCAGACTATCTCCCATCCTTCAACGGTAGCAGAACAGTCTGAGCTGCTGCAGGTAAAACCAGGTGAAAAAGTCCTGGAAATTGGTACCGGATGCGGATATCAGACGGCTGTCTTAATAGCAATGAAAGCTCATGTATATACGGTTGAAAGACAGAAAGACCTTTTTGATTTTTCCAAAAAGAAACTCAGAGAACTTCACCTGTTTCCAAAATTTCAGAGCTTTGGAGATGGCTTTGCCGGGCTTCCTACTTTTGCTCCTTTTGATAAAATTATAGTAACCTGTGGTGCTTCTACTTTACCAACAGAGCTTTTAAAACAATTAAACATCGGAGGAATTATGGTGATTCCGTTAGGACCTACTGATGAGCAGGTTTTATTCAGATTTACCAAAATAGGTCCTACAGAATTTGAAAAAGAGGAATTCGGAGCGTATAAATTTGTTCCGATGCTTGGAAATACCAATCAATAG
- a CDS encoding Gfo/Idh/MocA family protein encodes MLKAGLVGAGHLGKIHLKLLNQSDRYEFVGFHDKDVENGKKLEAEFGYKYFENFDELLEQIDMLDIVTPTVYHYDYALKAIEKGLHFFIEKPVTQTLEQAEEILRLCQEKGIKAQVGHVERYNPAFIATKEYISNPMFIEIHRLAEFNPRGTDVSVVLDLMIHDLDILLSMAKSKVKNIHASGVCVVSKTPDIANARIEFENGCVANLTTSRISMKAMRKSRFFQKDAYISVDFLEKKAEVIRMKDAPENPTPFDMIIENADGEKNQILFEYPNIQSNNAILDELNSFADAITDDKNVEVSLEDGTEALKVALEIMRLIS; translated from the coding sequence ATGTTAAAAGCAGGTTTGGTAGGTGCCGGACACTTGGGGAAAATACATTTAAAACTTCTTAATCAATCAGATAGATATGAATTTGTAGGTTTCCATGATAAAGATGTTGAAAACGGAAAGAAATTAGAAGCCGAATTCGGATATAAATATTTTGAAAACTTTGATGAATTGCTTGAGCAGATTGACATGCTTGATATTGTTACTCCTACAGTTTATCATTACGATTATGCTTTAAAAGCCATTGAAAAAGGCCTTCATTTCTTTATTGAAAAACCGGTAACCCAGACTCTTGAGCAGGCAGAAGAAATTTTACGTTTATGCCAGGAAAAAGGAATCAAAGCACAGGTAGGACACGTTGAGAGATATAATCCGGCTTTTATTGCCACTAAGGAATATATCAGCAATCCGATGTTCATTGAAATCCACAGGCTGGCAGAATTTAATCCCCGCGGGACAGATGTTTCTGTAGTATTGGACCTTATGATCCATGATTTGGATATACTATTGAGTATGGCTAAATCTAAGGTTAAAAATATCCATGCAAGCGGTGTTTGTGTAGTAAGCAAAACTCCGGATATTGCCAATGCAAGAATAGAATTTGAAAACGGCTGTGTAGCTAACCTTACCACTTCCAGAATTTCTATGAAAGCCATGAGAAAAAGCAGATTCTTCCAGAAAGATGCTTATATTTCTGTAGACTTCCTTGAGAAAAAGGCTGAAGTGATCAGAATGAAAGATGCTCCTGAAAACCCTACTCCATTTGATATGATTATTGAAAATGCGGATGGGGAAAAGAATCAGATCCTGTTTGAATACCCTAATATTCAGTCGAACAATGCTATTTTGGATGAGCTGAACTCTTTCGCAGATGCTATCACAGACGATAAAAATGTAGAGGTTTCTCTTGAAGACGGAACTGAAGCATTGAAAGTTGCTTTGGAAATCATGAGACTGATCAGCTAA